From one Anopheles cruzii chromosome 3, idAnoCruzAS_RS32_06, whole genome shotgun sequence genomic stretch:
- the LOC128274043 gene encoding uncharacterized protein LOC128274043, with the protein MLDIIIKPPASEEDFTETVFLLIDYAVEVPRTQRTRERLASLLGWSGAGEELKTLKLFENVLRKYCVGELDAGRFRSHFTNLSTVQQDRLVEIVNLRKAEIAQRLIDEVNRREGGVPLVEWFDWNVSWIMGSSSLASIRQQLCTVTFACRDVDAKATTISFEMDRQQVDEVVRQLETVA; encoded by the exons ATGCTCGACATTATCATTAAACCACCCGCTAGTGAAGAAGATTTTACGGAA ACCGTATTTCTTCTCATCGATTACGCAGTGGAGGTACCGCGAACCCAGCGCACTCGTGAACGCTTAGCGAGCCTTCTTGGATGGTCGGGGGCTGGCGAAGAGTTGAAGACACTCAAGCTGTTCGAAAATGTGTTACGCAAATACTGTGTCGGTGAGCTTGATGCCGGCCGGTTTCGTTCACACTTCACTAATCTGTCCACGGTGCAACAAGATCGACTAGTGGAGATCGTGAACCTGCGGAAAGCGGAAATAGCTCAGCGACTGATTGACGAGGTCAACCGACGGGAAGGTGGTGTGCCGTTGGTCGAATGGTTCGATTGGAATGTTAGCTGGATAAtgggcagcagcagtctgGCATCGATCCGCCAACAACTGTGTACGGTCACTTTCGCCTGTCGGGATGTGGATGCAAAGGCCACAACGATTAGCTTCGAAATGGACCGGCAACAGGTTGATGAAGTAGTCCGTCAACTGGAAACTGTGGCGTAA
- the LOC128274041 gene encoding serine protease inhibitor 28Dc-like isoform X2 — MRFTRSTQWVLVVVATLLTIASGQISSVVRQPPSQQYSSPQQQQQAARQQKYSGNINLVSDSVTNLAQRIARAISNQKSKTEIFSPVSIAGALSLLLLGSGGQTQKELLKVMGLDTGALSFQDIHLGFGRLFQDLVSNEPSLEPLVTWRQNDKCNRFDEEEDDEDYPLPPAANSANDTQVEIHLANGIFAQDGTAFDDRYNALAKKLYKSELQYLDFVGSESKSVRTINGWVYNQTRGRIGDILSNISPETILLIVNTLYFRGLWEEPFLNLATRPRRFFPNGPDGPGSFDVPTMAKSGCMPYYLWKEENVRVLGVPYQQNVTMYIFFPNDSTRARVTALHEKLSAQTVNEIVTKMTMKSVSLLLPQMHVSNAFSLKSAFQQMGLYALFDRETADLYHLLTSKRRGDGGEELEDIFEALEDTKENAIQYLMKQNPNCVVLEKQGVDRVTCLKDSCRLGGDVCVCCADSDDDFRRRRRDTATDYGGDQANSTIYVTEMLHKVDLVVNERGTEGGAATATLIDRISSQITFLVNGPFLMIIREETTRLPLFYGSIFSPK, encoded by the exons ATGCGCTTCACACGCTCCACCCAATGGGTGCTGGTAGTGGTGGCCACACTGCTGACGATCGCCAGTGGCCAAATCTCCAGTGTCGTAAGacagccacccagccagcagTACAGCAGcccgcaacagcaacagcaagcggCCCGCCAGCAGAAGTACTCGGGCAACATTAACCTCGTGTCGGACAGCGTCACCAACCTGGCCCAGCGTATCGCTCGGGCCATTTCGAATCAAAAGAGCAAAACGGAGATCTTCTCCCCGGTCAGCATTGCGGGCGccctgtcgctgctgctgctcggttcGGGCGGTCAAACGCAGAAGGAGCTGCTGAAAGTGATGGGCCTGGACACCGGGGCACTGTCCTTCCAGGACATCCATCTGGGCTTTGGGCGCCTGTTCCAGGATTTGGTGTCGAACGAGCCGAGCCTGGAGCCGCTCGTGACCTGGCGTCAGAACGACAAGTGCAACCGGTTCGATGAGgaggaagacgacgaggacTACCCtctgccaccggcggccaacaGTGCGAACGA CACGCAAGTCGAAATTCACCTGGCCAACGGAATCTTTGCCCAGGACGGAACCGCCTTCGATGATCGGTACAATGCGCTGGCCAAGAAGCTGTACAAAAGCGAACTCCAGTATCTGGACTTTGTGGGAAGTGAATCGAAATCGGTGCGCACCATAAACGGCTGGGTGTACAATCAGACGCGTGGCCGCATCGGTGATATCCTGTCGAACATCAGCCCCGAAACGATCTTGCTGATTGTCAACACACTCTACTTCCGTGGCCTCTGGGAGGAACCGTTCCTGAACCTGGCGACCCGTCCCCGGCGCTTCTTCCCCAACGGTCCCGATGGGCCCGGTTCGTTCGACGTGCCGACGATGGCCAAGAGCGGTTGTATGCCGTATTACTtgtggaaggaagaaaacgTGCGCGTGCTGGGCGTACCGTACCAGCAGAACGTGACCATGTACATCTTTTTCCCGAACGATTCGACGCGCGCCCGCGTAACGGCGCTGCACGAAAAACTGTCCGCCCAAACGGTCAACGAGATTGTGACAAAGATGACCATGAAATCGGTATCGCTGCTGTTACCGCAGATGCACGTGAGCAATGCGTTCAGCCTGAAGAGCGCCTTCCAGCAGATGGGTTTGTACGCGCTGTTCGATCGTGAAACGGCCGATCTGTACCACCTGCTGACCAGCAAGCGGCGCGGGGACGGTGGCGAGGAGCTGGAGGACATTTTCGAAGCCCTGGAAGATACTAAGGAGAACGCGATCCAATATCTGATGAAGCAAAATCCGAACTGTGTCGTGCTGGAAAAGCAGGGTGTCGATCGGGTCACCTGTTTGAAGGATTCGTGCCGGCTCGGGGgtgacgtgtgtgtttgctgtgCCGATTCGGACGACGATTTCCGGCGGCGTCGACGGGACACGGCCACGGACTACGGCGGCGACCAAGCGAACAGTACGATCTACGTCACCGAGATGCTGCACAAGGTCGATCTGGTCGTAAACGAACGGGGAACAGAGGGTGGTGCGGCTACGGCGACCCTGATTGATCGGATTTCGTCTCAAATCACCTTCCTGGTGAACGGCCCGTTCCTGATGATCATCCGGGAGGAAACTACCCGTTTGCCACTGTTTTACGGGTCGATCTTTAGTCCGAAATAA
- the LOC128274041 gene encoding serine protease inhibitor 28Dc-like isoform X1: MRFTRSTQWVLVVVATLLTIASGQISSVVRQPPSQQYSSPQQQQQAARQQKYSGNINLVSDSVTNLAQRIARAISNQKSKTEIFSPVSIAGALSLLLLGSGGQTQKELLKVMGLDTGALSFQDIHLGFGRLFQDLVSNEPSLEPLVTWRQNDKCNRFDEEEDDEDYPLPPAANSANESSHDQHKISLANGIFLQDQYNLSQWYRKASMDLYQSEVRSLDFDDDPVGSTNTVNQWVSEKTHGKIPNILATALPSTTTLVLASAMYFRATWHKTFIEGATKLREFFPDGYDQPPIMVDMMGHGGCFPSYDSPELDARILGIPYKRRLSTMYVIMPNNSTRAKLLDLMAKLNSENISQMINNMTIKTTILLFPKMHIGNTLNLKRVLAMLGVRSLFTPDRSNLTAMVSEPPSDSELFFNRLQDVTSMPGWEGRPTVNIPPYVSSSSPKHDLTQGLTFSRVQPNEPDTDLASDDVTGTQPVTTSLPETREQVRPKRDVSYKAPSSKRGQSGPLRSKDFILNKRIVKEKGPVGKKGLRRRMKRATTEAAKALYVSSAIHQVDLDINEMGTEGGAATVITLNRSGSSVVFRANAPFLLLIRNDRTGLPLFYGAVFDPTG, from the exons ATGCGCTTCACACGCTCCACCCAATGGGTGCTGGTAGTGGTGGCCACACTGCTGACGATCGCCAGTGGCCAAATCTCCAGTGTCGTAAGacagccacccagccagcagTACAGCAGcccgcaacagcaacagcaagcggCCCGCCAGCAGAAGTACTCGGGCAACATTAACCTCGTGTCGGACAGCGTCACCAACCTGGCCCAGCGTATCGCTCGGGCCATTTCGAATCAAAAGAGCAAAACGGAGATCTTCTCCCCGGTCAGCATTGCGGGCGccctgtcgctgctgctgctcggttcGGGCGGTCAAACGCAGAAGGAGCTGCTGAAAGTGATGGGCCTGGACACCGGGGCACTGTCCTTCCAGGACATCCATCTGGGCTTTGGGCGCCTGTTCCAGGATTTGGTGTCGAACGAGCCGAGCCTGGAGCCGCTCGTGACCTGGCGTCAGAACGACAAGTGCAACCGGTTCGATGAGgaggaagacgacgaggacTACCCtctgccaccggcggccaacaGTGCGAACGA ATCGAGCCATGATCAGCACAAAATATCGCTCGCCAACGGGATCTTCTTGCAGGACCAGTACAACCTCAGCCAGTGGTACCGGAAGGCATCGATGGACCTGTACCAATCGGAAGTGCGATCGCTGGACTTTGACGATGACCCAGTAGGCTCCACGAACACGGTCAATCAGTGGGTGAGCGAGAAAACGCACGGCAAGATACCGAACATCCTGGCCACGGCGCTGCCATCCACCACGACGCTGGTGCTCGCCAGCGCTATGTACTTCCGGGCCACGTGGCACAAAACGTTCATCGAGGGTGCAACGAAACTGCGCGAGTTCTTTCCCGACGGCTACGACCAACCGCCGATAATGGTGGACATGATGGGGCACGGTGGCTGCTTCCCGTCCTACGACTCGCCCGAACTGGACGCCCGCATCCTGGGAATTCCGTACAAGCGGCGGCTGAGCACGATGTACGTGATTATGCCCAACAATTCGACTCGCGCGAAGCTGCTCGACCTGATGGCCAAGCTAAACAGTGAAAACATCAGTCAGATGATCAACAATATGACGATCAAGACGACGATTTTGCTCTTCCCCAAGATGCACATCGGCAATACGCTCAACCTGAAGCGAGTCCTGGCGATGCTGGGCGTACGGTCACTGTTTACCCCCGATCGCAGCAACCTCACCGCCATGGTGTCGGAACCGCCGAGCGACTCGGAGCTGTTCTTCAATCGGTTACAGGACGTGACGTCAATGCCTGGGTGGGAAGGACGACCGACTGTCAATATTCCACCGTATGTCAGCAGCTCGAGCCCAAAGCATGACCTGACGCAAGGACTCACATTTTCGCGGGTGCAACCGAATGAACCGGATACTGACCTGGCCAGCGATGATGTTACCGGTACCCAGCCCGTAACGACATCACTTCCCGAGACCCGGGAACAGGTGCGCCCGAAGCGTGACGTTAGCTATAAGGCGCCGAGTAGCAAGCGAGGTCAGTCAGGGCCGCTTCGAAGCAAAGACTTCATCCTAAACAAGCGCATCGTCAAGGAGAAAGGACCGGTCGGCAAGAAGGGCCTACGAAGACGCATGAAACGAGCCACGACCGAAGCCGCGAAGGCTCTGTATGTGAGCAGCGCGATCCATCAGGTTGACCTGGACATCAACGAAATGGGCACGGAAGGCGGTGCGGCGACGGTCATCACTCTGAACCGATCCGGCTCCAGTGTTGTGTTCCGTGCGAATGCACCGTTCTTGTTGCTGATTCGTAACGATCGCACGGGACTACCGCTCTTCTATGGAGCGGTGTTCGATCCAACGGGCTGA